The stretch of DNA ACATAAGCCACCAGCCTCATCTTTGGCGCCAATTCCGTACAAAATCCACCACGAACCCCTTCTTTGAAGTATTCAATTGGGAACCCTCGCTCTCACAGATCTTTCGTATTGCTCACCTCATTGTTAAAGGATCACATCATGAACACAGAACACATGGGCTCGATCATCTCTGCACAGTCTTTTGCTTCCAGTGGAAACAGCATGCATGGTTGCTCCAAGCAAGAATCCTGACGACGCTCTTTAGCTTTGAGGCGGAGAGCTTTCTCTTTTCCCCGGCGTCCTGTAATCCTCCGCGGCAAGGCAAGCACATTATCCGTCTGCATAAATACCTGACAAGCAATCGTCGTGTTCACCCATCAGCGCCTCACTCACCTCACCTGCAGATCATCAAAGCattgctcgctcgctcgccgaGGAAGCAAGGAACCAgcaatggcggcggcagggCTGCAGGTGTTCGGACAGCCGGCGTCCACCGACGTGGCGAGGGTCCTGACCTGCCTCTTCGAGAAGAACCTCGAGTTCGAGCTCGTCCGCATCGACACCTTCAAGAAGTCGCACAAGCTCCCCGAGTTCATCAAGCTACGGGTATGTATGCCATTTCGATCCATTCAGTTTCTTTCAGGAGTCGTCAAGTTCAGATTTTAATAATTAAGCGCTTCGATCTTTATTTTCCCTCCTCCAGGATCCAACTGGGCAGGTGACATTCAAACATGGTGATAAAACCATTGTCGGTAAGAACGAAGATGAATCTAAGCAAGAATAATCAAATGCATGGCATTGTAAAAATTTGTAACCAAAATGCAAAATTAACAATGGCAGATTCGAGGGCCATCTGCCGCTACCTGTGCACCACTTTCCCCGAGGACGGCAACAGGACGCTCTACGGCACGGGCTCCCTGGAGCGGGCGTCGTTAGAGCAGTGGCTGCAGGCCGAGGCCCAGAGCTTCGACGCCCCGAGCTCGGAGCTCGTCTTCCAGCTCGCGTTCGCGCCGCACCTCAAGGA from Panicum virgatum strain AP13 chromosome 9K, P.virgatum_v5, whole genome shotgun sequence encodes:
- the LOC120647401 gene encoding glutathione S-transferase F8, chloroplastic-like, yielding MAAAGLQVFGQPASTDVARVLTCLFEKNLEFELVRIDTFKKSHKLPEFIKLRDPTGQVTFKHGDKTIVDSRAICRYLCTTFPEDGNRTLYGTGSLERASLEQWLQAEAQSFDAPSSELVFQLAFAPHLKDVHPDEARIAENEKKLQSMLGVYDEILSKHKYLAGDEFTLADLSHLPSSHYIVNSSERGRKLFTAKKHVAKWYEKISSRDSWMQVVKMQKEHPGSFE